One uncultured Draconibacterium sp. genomic window, CTAGCATAAATGGTGTCTTCTTCCATTGGCTCAATAAACAGATCCAACATGCGGATGGTATCACAACCTACGCCGATTTCGCCCAAAATAGTATCATGGTATTGACCGGCACCAAAATAGTCGGTTCCCAACCAGTTGTATGGTAGTTCATTTGCACAAATACTCGCATAAATGGTATCTTCAAGAGGTGGCTGAATAATCAGATCTATTGAATCACCTGCTACACAGGCATTGGCATCAAAAACGGTATAAATTAGCCTGTAGTTTCCTGCAGTAGCTCCACTAAAAATTACATCGGCTGTATCTGTCCGGTTCAGATAAGCAGCACCATTTCCTGTCCAGATATGAGTTAATTCTCCTGTTCCTCCTGTTGGATTTCCGGATACCAGGATCACACTGTTTTCACAGGTAACTGTATCATCAGCCGAAATATCAACCAACAATTCTTCTAAAGGATCGAATACAAACTGCAGCGACTCATCGCACAAATCCTTATCGTTAACGGTTACCCAATAAATACCGGGGCCAATGTTCGACAGATCTTCGTCCGTAGATAAAACTGTTCCGGCCGAATCGGTCCACATATATGTATAAGGTTTTCTACCTCTGCTAACCGTCAGATCAATACTCCATAAATCGCCGTAACAGTAAGCCGAATCTACCACAGCCTCGAGCAGCATATTTTTTACTTCGTTAATATAGACCTGATGCATTTCGCGGCATCCCAGTGAATCTTCCACCCAAACGGTGTAGAGTTGATCACCGGCCAATGAATCCAGATCTTGTGTGGTGGCAAATACAGTTCCTGTTGAGTCGCTCCACTCGTACAGGTAATAAGGTTGTCCAAGTGCATCAATAAATGGGGTACCGCCACTTACTTCCAAATCGATTGCTCCCGGTTTTTTACCGCCACATCGTACATCCAGACTATCGGATATTAACACGAGTGGTGCAGGTTCAATTATAGTAAGCGTATCATAAGCCATACAATTGTTGGCATCGGTAACAATTACCGTATGTTGACCGGGAGCCAGATCAATTACCCAGGCAGAATCGAGCGCCGGATTATTGTCCCACTGGTAAGTAAATGGTGCCGTTCCGCCATCAACAACAACATGTGCCGCACCATTGTCGTACTCGTAACATTGCACATCAATAATACTGTCGACAAGCGCGTAAAGTGGTTCAGGCTCAATAATTATCACAGTATCATTTACAAAACAGTTGTTTTCATCAGTAACCGTTAGCAGGAAAGTGTCGGCCGGCATATTGTACACCGAGTCACCAAAATAAGTTCCGGTGGAGTAACCTGTCCACTCAAAGGTCAGGGCTCCTGTTCCACCCGAAGCAGATGCGAGTATAAATCCATCGTTTCCTCCATAACAACTGATGTTGTGGACACTGTCGATGTTTACCAGCAATTCGAGCGGCTCGTTTATAATTACGGTGTCGGTGGCACTACAATTATTGGCATCGGTAACGGTTACCACATATTCGCCCGGCAAAAGGTTTCTTGCCCAGGCAGAATCCTGAACAGGCAGGGTATTCCACTCGATGATATAAGGTTCAGTTCCGCCCATTACTACCACATGTGCCGCGCCCGAGCTGTCGCCATAACAAAGTATGTCGATTACACTGTCAATATCCACAATAAGTGGTTCAGGTTCGGTTAGAATAACCGTATCAATAACGGTACAAAGGTTATCGTCGCTAACCGTTAACAGGAAGGTATCGGCCGGTAAGCCGTAAAGGGTATCACCGCTGATTGTATAACCTGAGTAACTGACCCAGTCAAAGGTTAAGGTTCCGGTTCCGCCGGTACCCGAAGCCCAGATTAAACCGTCGCTCGCTCCGTAACAACTGATGTTTTTTGTACTGTCGATGGATACAAGAATCTCGGGTGGTGAGATGATTTCCACTGAATCGACATCAGGACATCCATTGTCGTCAATCACCTCAAGGTAGTACCACCCTGCAGCAAGATTTGTAATGGTGTCGGTGGATGCAGTAAAACCGGAAGGGCCTGTCCAGTTGAACGTGTATGGAGCAATTCCATTTGTAACATCTGCGATTATTGATGCTGAACTGTCGCCAAAACAAAGAATATCCTCAACCGAAAATGCGATGTCCGGATTACTAAAGAAATATTCCACCGTATCGATGGCAGGTTCGCAGGTAATATTGTCGGCCAGACCGTATGCGGTTATAATGAGCTG contains:
- a CDS encoding SprB repeat-containing protein codes for the protein MKRQKYILMMMMMVVTTMVAAQESYVIDSVCLGAYRTYRLDGEEGSTYEWNIYRTSDSSLYAADIPYIEFVDPERPAPGDTTWGSEIDQLWDEEGEFDVEVLHWSAHGCDTVEIGRIKVYPIPEAEAGPDQTVCSMEDIILDVDTAWNHSSLLWTSTGDGTFSDSTALHPTYLLGPGDSLSGSVQLIITAYGLADNITCEPAIDTVEYFFSNPDIAFSVEDILCFGDSSASIIADVTNGIAPYTFNWTGPSGFTASTDTITNLAAGWYYLEVIDDNGCPDVDSVEIISPPEILVSIDSTKNISCYGASDGLIWASGTGGTGTLTFDWVSYSGYTISGDTLYGLPADTFLLTVSDDNLCTVIDTVILTEPEPLIVDIDSVIDILCYGDSSGAAHVVVMGGTEPYIIEWNTLPVQDSAWARNLLPGEYVVTVTDANNCSATDTVIINEPLELLVNIDSVHNISCYGGNDGFILASASGGTGALTFEWTGYSTGTYFGDSVYNMPADTFLLTVTDENNCFVNDTVIIIEPEPLYALVDSIIDVQCYEYDNGAAHVVVDGGTAPFTYQWDNNPALDSAWVIDLAPGQHTVIVTDANNCMAYDTLTIIEPAPLVLISDSLDVRCGGKKPGAIDLEVSGGTPFIDALGQPYYLYEWSDSTGTVFATTQDLDSLAGDQLYTVWVEDSLGCREMHQVYINEVKNMLLEAVVDSAYCYGDLWSIDLTVSRGRKPYTYMWTDSAGTVLSTDEDLSNIGPGIYWVTVNDKDLCDESLQFVFDPLEELLVDISADDTVTCENSVILVSGNPTGGTGELTHIWTGNGAAYLNRTDTADVIFSGATAGNYRLIYTVFDANACVAGDSIDLIIQPPLEDTIYASICANELPYNWLGTDYFGAGQYHDTILGEIGVGCDTIRMLDLFIEPMEEDTIYASICANELPYNWLGTDYFGAGQYHDTILGEIGVGCDTIRMLDLFIEPMEEDTIYASICANELPYNWLGTDYFGAGQYHDTILGEIGVGCDTIRMLDLYIEPMEADTISASICANELPYNWLGTDYFGAGQYIDTIPGEIGVGCDTIRMLDLFIEPMEEDTIYASICANELPYNWLGTDYFGAGQYIDTIPGEIGVGCDTIRMLDLFIEPMEEDTIYVSLCANELPYNWNWEPTTLEPASTLIPLAGEVGVGCDTIRMLDLFIEPMEEDTIYASICSNELPYNWNGTDYFGAGQYIDTLAGQ